caaaaaatatagtATGAAcagaaaagatgaaaaaaaacaaaaaacaaagacaGCACATCCAAACTTGTGGAATTTTAATTCAGATGCATCTAGATTAAAATTCCACAAGTTTGGACATGCagtctccattttttattttctcatctTTTCTGTTCATGTAAGGAATGAGAtgaccaatttatttatttatttttattttataaaatatgATTTTGCGATACTCTGTCAACAGATGTCTATTTAAAATGTGTCTATGTGCAGCCTCCCAGTGGTTGGGATGTGAATTGCAGCCTGTCAAGGGATTTGTAATATTGTTTTGATTTATTTCACAAGAAATTGCAATCTTTAACCCAATCTGCTTTCTAGCACTGCACCATTTAAGAATGtccacatgacagcccacaaGAACCATCTGCTATTCATGCAAATGATTCCTTTTAAAATGTATCATTAAATGAAGGATTTTTTAGAAATAATAAGGGGCAAACATGGACCAACCTTCTATCGCCAGGTATTTGAGGtgaggcagtacttacctgctccaGGAGGGGGCACAATTCGAGTTTTTGCTATGGGGGCCCTCTCACCTGTTCTAGGGGTGCCAATAAATGCAGTGGTTAAAGCCTTTTCTTGTGACTGTGACGCACTCTGTTGCCGTGTCATTTCTGGAGGTACTGTGACGCTCGGCTGCCTGTGATGTATCTGGAGGTACTGTGACGCTCGGCTGCTGATGTTGTATCTCGAGGTACTGTGACGCTCGGCTGCTGATGTCGTATCTGGAGGTACTGTGACGCTCGGCTGCCGTTGATGTATCTGGAGGTACTTTGACGCTCGGCTGCCGGTGACGTATCTGGAGGTACTGTGACGCTCGGCTGCCGGTGACTTATCTGGAGGTAATGTGATGCTCAGCTGTCGTTGATGTATCTGGAGGTACTGTGACGCTCGGCTGCTGATGACGTATCTGGAGGTACTGTGACGCTCAGCTGCCGGTGACGTATCTGGAGGTACTGTGACGCTCGGCTGCCGGTGACGTATCTGGAGGTACTGTGACGCTCAGCTGCCGGTGACGTATCTGGAGGTACTGTGACGCTCGGCTGCCGGTGACGTATCTGGAGGAACTGTGACGCTCAGCTGCCGGTGACGTATCTGGAGGTACTGTGACGCTCGGCTGCCGTTGATGTATCTGGAGGTACTGTGACGCTCGGCTGCCGGTGACGTATCTGGAGGTACTGTGACGCTCAGCTGCCGTTGATGTATCTGGAGGTAATGTGACGCTCGGCTGCCGGTGACGTATCTGGAGGTACTGTGACGCTCGGCTGCCGGTGACGTATCTGGAGGTACTGTGACGCTCAGCTGCCGATGACGTATCTGGAGGTACTGTGACGCTCGGCTGCCGTTGATGTATCTGGAGGTACTGTGACGCTCGGCTGCCGATGTCGTATCTGGAGGTACTGTGACGCTCGACTGACGTTGATGTATCTCGAGGTACTGTGACGCTCGGCTGCCGTTGATGTATCTGGAGGTACTGTGACGCTCAGTTGCCGGTGACTTATCTGGAGGTAATGTGATGCTCAGCTGCCGTTGATGTATCTGGAGGTACTGTGATGCTCGGCTGCCGGTGACGTATCTGGAGGTACTGTGACGCTCCGCTGCCGGTGACGTATCTGGAGGTACTGTGATGCTCGGCTGCCGTTGATGTATCTGGAGGTACTGTGACGCTCGGCTGCCGATGTCGTATCTGGAGGTACTGTGACGCTCGACTGCCGTTGATGTATCTCGAGGTACTGTGACGCTCGGCTGCCGTTGATGTATCTGGAGGTACTGTGACGCTCGGCTGCCGTTGATGTATCTGGAGGTACTGTGACGCTCAGCTGCCGGTGACGTATCTGGAGGTACTGTGACGCTCGGCTGTCGGTGAAGTATCTGGAGGTACTGTGACGCTCGGCTGCCGATGTCGTATCTGGAGGTACTGTGACGCTCGGCTGCCGTTGATGTATCTGGAGGTACTGTGATGCTCGGCTGCCGTTGATGTATTTGGAGGTACTGTGACGCTCGGCTGCCAGTGACGTATCTGGAGGTACTGTGACGCTCGGCTGCCGTTGATGTATCTGGAGGTACTGTGACGCTCGGCTGCCGGTGACGTATCTGGAGGTACTGTGACGCTCGGCTGCCGGTGACGTATCTGAAGGTACTGTGACGCTCGGCTGCTGGTGACGTATCTGGAGGTACTGTGACGCTCGGCTGCCGGTGACGTATCTGGAGGTACTGTGACGCTCGGCTGCCGGTGACGTATCTGGAGGTACTGTGACGCGCTCGGCTGCCGTTGATGTATCTCGAGGTACTGTGACGCTCGGCTGCCAGTGACGTATCTGGAGGTACTGTGACGCTCGGCTGCCGGTGACGTATCTGGAGGTACTGTGACGCGTTCGGCTGCTGGTGACGTATCTGGAGGTACTGTGACGCTCGGCTGCTAATGTCGTATCTGGAGGTACTATGACACGCTCGGCTGCTGGTGACGTATCTGGAGGTACTGTGACACTCGGCTGCCGATGACGTATCTGGAGGTACTGTGACGCTTGGCTGCCATTGATGTATCTGGAGGTACTGTGACGCTCGGCTGCCGTTGATGTATCTGGAGGTACTGTGACGCTCGGCTGCCGTTGATGTATCTGGAGGTACTGTGACGCTCGGCTGCCGTTGATGTATCTTGAGGTACTGTGACGCTCGGCTGCCGGTGACGTATCTGGAGGTACTGTGACGCGCTCGGCTGCCGTTGATGTATCTGGAAGTACTGTGACGCTCGGCTGCCGGTGACGTATCTGGAGGTACTGTGACGCGCTCGGCTGCTGGTGACGTATCTGAAGGTACTGTGACGCTCGGCTGCTAATGTCGTATCTGGAGGTACTGTGACGCTCAGCTGCCGTTGATGTATCTGGAGGTACTGTGACGCTCGGCTGCCGTTGATGTATCTGGAGGTACTGTGACGCTCGGCTGCCGGTGACGTATCTGGAGGTACTGTGACGCTCGGCTGCCGGTGACGTATCTGGAGGTACTGTGACGCTCGGCTGCCGTTGATGTATCTGGAGGTACTGTGACACTCGGCTGCCGGTGATGTATCTGGAGGTACTGTAACGCTCGGCTGCCAGTGACGTATCTGGAGGTACTGTGACGCTCGGCTGCCGTTGATGTATCTGGAGGTAATGTGACGCTCGGCTGCCGTTGATGTATCTGGAGGTAATGTGACGCTCGGCTGCCGTTGATGTATCTGGAGGTACTGTGACGCTCGGCTGCCGTTGATGTATCTGGAGGTACTGTGACGCTCGACTGCCGGTGATGTATCTGGAGGTACTGTGACGCTCGGCTGCCGGTGACGTATCTGGAGGTACTGTGACGCTCGGCTGCCGGTGACGTATCTGGAGGTACTGTGACGCTCGGCTGCCGTTGATGTATCTGGAGGTACTGTGACGCTCGGCTGCCGGTGACGTATCTGGAGGTACTGTGACGCTCGGCTGCCGGTGACGTATCTGGAGGTACTGTGACGCTCGGCTGCCGGTGACGTATCTGGAGGTACTGTGACGCGCTCGGCTGCTGGTGACGTATCTGGAATTTATTTACAATGTGAAATGATGGCGAGCATGAATCcttacaaaatattttttgtattttatttcccAGCGGTCGCTAAATGAGTTGAGATTTGTCTAGCCTGCTGCAGTGAACCAGAGCACACGGCGTATACTGTAGGCAGCCGGCGGCTTTGCTGGGGCCGGTGCAGCATTCTGGGTTTTGTCGAGGGATCATTCTGGCCTTTTGCTCAGTGAGACGGCAGAACTGGTTTTGTCATTTATATACTTCTAGCTTTGTTGTGCTTAGGGGGATTACTGAGCAGCAAGTACATAAAACTACAGGTAACGCACTGTGATACTGGCATGAGTGGAGCCAAATGATAAACTCAACTCAGCTCCATACTTATCCACATAGGTGtaacccttaggctccattcacattatAACATGTGCTACCTTTGTATGCAATACCATGGACGACTGTGATATTCCATACCTATTTTTTGCAGTATACTGACATATACTGAACAGATCCATTGAGTGTGGACTATCATGTAGACTATCATGTGGATTATTATCTGGACTATCATGTAGGCTATTATCTGGACTTTTGTGGGCTATCATATGGACTATCATGTGGACTATCATCTGAACTATCATATAGACTATCATGTGGGCTAGTATCGGGACTATCGTGGGCTATCATGTGGACTATTATCTGGACTATTATCTGAACTATCATATGGACTATAATGTTGACTATTATCTGGACTATCATGTGGACTATCATGTCGGCTATTAACTGGACTATCGTGGGCTATCATGTGGACTATTATCTGGACTATCATCTGAACTATCATATGGACTATCATGTGGGCTATTATCTGGACTGTCATGTGAACTATCATGTCGGCTATTATCTGGACTATTGTGGGCTATCATGTGGACTATTTTCTGAACTATCATATAGACTATCATGTGGGCTATTATCTGGACTGTCATGTGGGCTATCATGTGGACTATTATCTGGACTATCATGTGAACTATCATGTCAACTATTATCTGGACTATCGTGGGCTATCATGTGGACTATTATCTGGACTATCATCTGAACTATCATATGGACTATCATATGGGCTATTTTGTGAGCTATTATGTGCGCCATTTTCTACACTATTGTGGACTATCATGTGGATTATTATGTAGGCTATCATGTGGAGTATTATGTGGACTATCATGAGGACTATTATGTGGGCTATCATATGGACTATCATGTGCGTCATTATCTGCACTATTGTGGACTATCATGTGGATTATTATGTGGGCTATCATGTGGATTATTATGTGGGCTATCATGTGGATTATTATGTGGGCTATCATGTGGATTATTATGTGGGCTATCATGTGAACTATCATGTGGGCATTCCTTTATATTCAGGAGTCAAGACACGCAGGCAGATGTCTATGGGAGTAACATACACACCAATGACAAGCATGGagagaggaataacagaggaacggcaaaATCTGGAGTTCTAAGACTAAAGTATATTCCAGAATTGCAATTTCAAGGAGAATATACAGTAAGTAGTTCCTAAAACCGGCATCTTGTTTCAGAAGTTGTTACACATCCTCAGAAGACCTCACAGGCCAAGACAAGTAGGTAACCCGTGCCAAAGCTTATGACGACCCGCGCTTGTCTATCAATGGGTGCATGCACATTTGCTTTGCAGCATGCTTCACTATTTTCCCCAGTAAAATGATGGGTCAGGAGGCATCTTTGGCATTTCCATCAGTCTATTCCTATGATGAAGCAACTGAAATGATTAGTGGAGGTGAAGTGGATATGTGAATGAACCTTAAACTAGGGGTTTGAAATCCATCAGGTTGAACCCTCAGAAAGAAAGTTCAAGGGGTTCAGGTGAATAAGGAACCTAGTAACCACAATTCCCCCAgaccatgagaaaaaaaaaacatgcaatatGGTCCCCAAAACATGCAAAGGTTCATGTGATTGACGCACATAACGCGTCATAACCATCGTATGACACAGTATCACTCTTGATAGGCTGTAATCTCCATCAGAACCACTGGGTGATGACACAGATACATACAGGATATACATCTTGTGACAGAGTATCACTTTAGATAGGCTGCAATTCCCATCtgaaccactgggtggccacaaaGGTACATATAGGATAGACATGCCTTGGCAAGGTATCACCCTTGACAGGATGCACTTCCATCATCACCACTGGGTGGCTACATACAGCATAGACATCTTGTGACAGAGTATCACAATATCCCATTGTTTTGAAGAACTAGAGACACACCTATAAGAACATGTCCAACAAGGAGGACAGGAAAAGAAGGACACAATTGTATATAtgtgtagtgttgagcacgaatattcgaatcgctaatttttatcgcgaatatcgccactttgagaatttgcgaatatttagaatatagtgctatatattcgtatttgcaaatagtgttgatcgcaaatattctaattgctaattaatctcaaatttattgcgaatttatcgcgaatatcggcacttagcaacatccctaacaaccaataggaaagtttactaccccttagtgttgatcacaaatattatatattacattgccgatttttgcaatcaagaaaataatgactggagatcacaaattcttgaatttgcgaatttatggtgaatattcacccaaaaatttactaaatatcgcaaattggaatattgcctatgccgctcatcactttaTATGTGTATAAAGCACTGGCCAGACTAGTATCTGTCACTGAGGCTGAAGGCGGTGACGTTCCATTGTCACTGGAGAGATCGGTGGCTGTTCTTGAAAACAAGAAGTCTGTAGCTGTTTCCATTAGAAatgatgattaaaaaaaaaagttttgcattAATTAGAGAAGAAAACACGCGAGCCTTTCAAAGCATTCTAGTGCTTAAATGGATTCATCCTCCCACTCAGCCTGTATGCTACGGTATTATTCACAGTCCATCTGGTGGCTGCATTGACAAAGCTgctacggtattttctccatGAACGGCTCACAGGGCGTGATTACCTTATTAAGGCtccaaaaaaaacctaaaaatatGAAAGAAGACAGAGCAGGAAACGTGTCAAACTATCACATCCGTCAACCTCAGTGAGAACCCACCGGCTGCTCTCCACAAATGGAAAAGAACAACGTTTCTGTGATTCATTATCCCGAGTGTGAGAGTCCTGGAACTTGGGACTTGGAGGAATGGTCCTATTTCCTCTGGTTGGCACCATTTGGTAGACTGATTTGGTGTTTGCCAAAATTATATACAGTCTTTGTGGATTGCTTTAGTAATATCTGTTTCATGGAAAGCTAGGTGACAGTAACAATACTCAGAGGGAGCCTCAGACAGTTATAATGTTTCCTATGATTCCACCTGGATCCCAATGGACCGAAACTCCCCAATCTTGGCCAAAGAGCAAGGTACGCATGGCCCACCCCTTGTAATGTCTCTTATCAGAGATGCACAGATATGTCCTTCATTAACTTTCATCCTGGTTCAACATATACCAAGATATGTGGCAGGAGATGACCTGCATTGATTTTGTGATACTCTGTCAGGAGATGTTAATGCTATATGTGTCTACATGCTGCCATTCAGTGGCTGTGATGTGAATTGCAGCCTGCCAAGTGTTCGATGGCATTTAGTACTATTGTATTGACTTTGTTTCATGAGTACTTGTCACTAATCAATTCAAGGTGGACACTGTATGTCCTCTAAGCTAGTCTAAGGTTCAGAGCTTAAGGAATCTCTGGTTCTTTCCCTTTAACACTCACAAAGAAGCATGGACTTGTCAGGCTGCCTCCCACAGAATACCTAGTGCCAGAACTAATGCAGCAGTAGTGTGGTCTGGAACGTCATGAAGGATCATCGCCAGGAAAGCAGTCTTAATAAGGGTGAGACAAGAGAGTAGTCAGGAACAAGGCCAAGTGTCCAAGACTAGAGTAAAACAACAGAAACAATGAAAATAATCCCAAGAGTGAGGCTGGAGATATATCCAGATAAAAGGCAAGGTCTGGATGAAGGAAGCATGGACCTTAATGTATTGTAAGTgaacatcatcatctagcctcaGTTATGGAAGAGCATCTGCAAGAAAGGGTTAATACATTCACATGAGATGTTATTCCCTCCTAAAAGAAAGGTGTGATATGTAATTGTACCGCAACACTCCAGACGTTTATGGGGTGAGATAAATTAGCTTAGACTGTGGCCTTCGAACAGGTCGGAAGAAGTTAGGAAAAAAGCTAAATGCCTCTCACGTTTCCCTCCTGCCCCCTCGTGAACTTTGATAAAAGGATAAATGAGGTGAATTTAACTTGCGTCCAGTGGCATTTACACATCAGTCTGAAAACACATTAAAGTCCAATTTCTTAAACGTCGCTAACAAAATAATTTGTGGCACCGCAGACATGCTCCTGCACTCCAATCAGAGGAGTCACAACTGATCAGTCATTCTAGAGGTTTCAATAAAGTCACATAATAAGTCTGTTTATTCCTAAGTAAGATTAGACCCCCCCAACCCCACCCACAACTTAAAAgagactactataatactgtctcctatgtataagaatataactactataatactgtcccctataaacaagaatataactactataatactgctcctatgtacaagaatataactactataatactgttccctatgtacaagaatataactactataatactgctcctatgtacaagaatataactactataatactgctcctatgtacaagaatataactgctataatactgctcctatgtacaagaatataactgctataatactgctcctatgtacaagaatataactcatatgatactgctcctatgtacagtaatataactactataatactgtctcctatgtataagagtataactactataatactgtctcctatgtataagaatataactactataatactgtcccctatatacaagaatataactactataatactgctcctatgtacaataatataactactataatactgctcctatgtacaagtatataactcctacaatactgcctcctatgtacaaaaatataactactataatactgctcctatgtacaataatataactactgtaatactgtcccctatatacaagaatataactactataacactgctcctatgtaaaaggatataactactataatactgctcctatgtacaagaatataactactataatactgcctcctatgtacaagaatataactactattatactgcccctatgtacaagaatataactactataatacttctcctatgtacaagattttaacaactataatactgctcctatgtacaagaatataactactataatactgcctcctatgtacaagaatataactactataatactgcctcctatgtacaagaatataactactataatactgcctcctatgtacaagaatataactactataatactgctcctatgtacaagaatataactactataatactgctcctatacacaagaatataactactataatactgctcctatgtacaagaatataactactataatactccccctatgtacaagaatataactactataatactgcctcttatgtacaagaatataactactataatattgctcctatgtacaataatataactactgtaatactgtcccctatatacaagaatataactactataatactgatcctatgtacaagaatataactactataatactgctcaaatgtacaagaatttaactactataatactgctcctatgtgcaagaatataactattataatactgcctcctatgtacaagaatataactactataatactgctcctatgtacaagaatataactactataatactgctcctatgtacaagaatataactactataatactgcctcctatgtacaggaatataactactataatactgcctcctatgtacaataatataattactataatactgcctcctatgtacactaatataactactataatactgcctcctatgtacaggaatataactactataatactgctcctatgtacaagaatataactactataatactgcctcctatgtacaataatataactactataatactgctcctatgtacaagaatataactattataatactgcttctatgtacaagaatataactactataatactgctcctatgtacaagaatataactactataatactgcctcctatgtacaataatataactactataatactgctcctatgtacaagaatataactattataatactgcttctatgtacaagaatataactactataatactgcctcctatgtacaagaatataactactataatactgcttctatgtacaagaatataactactataatactgctcctatgtacaggaatataactactataatactgctcctatgtacaagaatataactattataatactgcccccttacGCATAAGAATATGAGCACAAACCAACATTAGAATGACCGCATTGGGCTAAGTTATTCTCCTGCACAGGAGATGATAGGGCAGGAATACATTGGGGATCCATTATGTGGTGGATGTAGGAGACCACAGTGCAATTCTCCAGGGTAAGAGGGTTAATAAACAGAAGCTCGGCTCttacttactaatttattgtcaTTTGTTTGATTTAAGGCTAATTGGCTTATGGAAATAATTGATTAATAAACCATCTGTACACTACGCATCCTCGTATAATGTTTGTCTTGCATGCAGTATTCATATTGCATCCTCTATTACACCGTAGGCATAGATTGGCTCTCTTAGACTTTATGTACAGTACCGTACACAAACTGAATGAATTTTGATTAGTTTGGCTGCACCAGGATCATCCTTGGACTTTGTCCGGGTTTCTACAATTTATAATACTGTACCATGGGAGATGTCATGACAACTACTATGGACAAGGTATAAACTGTCAATGGTTGTCAGACAGCCAGACTTTCTTCCCAGAGAAGTCATGTCCCCCATGTGATGATCCATGCTTCTTTaaagatacagatgtagcaagcaTTGCAAGATTTAAATTGGTTCTATACATTTTAAACAAAAGTTTCTGTATTcagcaatctcctgagctccctcttgtggtggctgtatatatctgtttgtagtaatctcctgagctccctctagtggtggatgtatatatctgtatgtagtaatctcctgagctccctctagtgatggctgtatatatctgtatgtagtaatctcctgcgctccctctaatggtggctgtatatatctgtatgtagtaatctcctgcgctccctctagtggtggctgtatataactgtatgtagtaatcccctgagctccctctagtggtggttgtatatatctgtatgtagtatctcctgagctccctctagtggtggctgtatatatctgtatgtaataatctcctgagctccctctagtggtggctgtatatatctgtatgtagtaatctccttagctccatctagtggtggctgtatatatctgtatgtagtaatctcctgagctccctctagtggtggctgtatatatttgtatgcagtaatctcctgagctccctctagtggtggctgtatatatctgtatttaGTCATCTTGCAAGCTCCCTctagtaacatagaaacatagaatgtgtcggcgaataagaaccatttggctgatctagtcttcccaatatactgaatactataaatagcccctggccctatcttatatgaaggatggccttatgcctatcccatgcatgcttaaactccttcactgtatttgcagctaccagttctgcaggaaggctattccatgcatccactactctctcagtaaagttttGCTCCTTACGCCCCTGACGAATCCAaaggagcgaaacccgggtcgggctgtaAGAGGACATGGGagttttatctatttatattttaTGCGATTT
This is a stretch of genomic DNA from Bufo gargarizans isolate SCDJY-AF-19 chromosome 3, ASM1485885v1, whole genome shotgun sequence. It encodes these proteins:
- the LOC122931818 gene encoding hyphal wall protein 2-like; the encoded protein is MVPTRGNRTIPPSPKFQDSHTRDNESQKRCSFPFVESSRYVTSSRARHSTSRYVTGSRASQYLQIRHRQPSVTVPPDTSPAAERHSTSRYINGSRASQYLQIRHRQPSVTVPPDTSPAAERHSTSRYITGSRASQYLQIHQRQPSVTVPPDTSTAAERHITSRYINGSRASHYLQIHQRQPSVTVPPDTSLAAERYSTSRYITGSRVSQYLQIHQRQPSVTVPPDTSPAAERHSTSRYVTGSRASQYLQIHQRQPSVTVPPDTSTAAERHSTSRYDISSRASQYLQIRHQQPSASQYLQIRHRQPSVTVLPDTSTAAERVTVPPDTSPAAERHSTSRYINGSRASQYLQIHQRQPSVTVPPDTSTAAERHSTSRYINGSQASQYLQIRHRQPSVTVPPDTSPAAERVIVPPDTTLAAERHSTSRYVTSSRTRHSTSRYVTGSRASQYLQIRHWQPSVTVPRDTSTAAERVTVPPDTSPAAERHSTSRYVTGSRASQYLQIRHQQPSVTVPSDTSPAAERHSTSRYVTGSRASQYLQIHQRQPSVTVPPDTSLAAERHSTSKYINGSRASQYLQIHQRQPSVTVPPDTTSAAERHSTSRYFTDSRASQYLQIRHRQLSVTVPPDTSTAAERHSTSRYINGSRASQYLEIHQRQSSVTVPPDTTSAAERHSTSRYINGSRASQYLQIRHRQRSVTVPPDTSPAAEHHSTSRYINGS